The following coding sequences are from one Passer domesticus isolate bPasDom1 chromosome 11, bPasDom1.hap1, whole genome shotgun sequence window:
- the LOC135278371 gene encoding zinc finger protein 239-like: protein MESGDCAGAGAAREAGLKDFSFPNFGWMEEEAVRKRKMPRDTQAGEEEQGGEDGDQGGQIPTEEPRGRGRLERLHGAGIQQGGKAPEMAQEEGTKPSPGCSEVKGCTLSQEGGQSFSQGLELVTHEQLHDGEKPYKCLECGKSFRQSNALMSHQMIHTGEWACECGECGKGFSCCSHLIIYQRIHTGERPYECPVCQKRSQTSSNLLLHERIHTQERPFHCPDCGKGFKRNSHLITHQRIHTGERPYECSQCGKSFTQSCNLNRHHQRHS, encoded by the exons ATGGAGAGCGGGGACTGTGCAGGAGCCGGAGCAGCGAGAGAGGCCGGGCTGAAG gatttctcaTTCCCAAACTTTGgctggatggaggaggaggctgtaaggaagagaaagatgccCCGGGAcacccaggcaggtgaggagga acaaggaggtgaggatggagaccagggaggacaaatccccacagAAGAACCTcgaggaagaggcagattgGAGCGGCTCCACGGGGCAGGAATCCAACAGGGAGGAAAAGCTCCAGAGATGGCACAGGAAGAGGGgaccaaacccagcccagggtgctctgaggtgAAAGGCTGcaccctgagccaggaaggtggacagagcttcagccagggattGGAGCTGGTGacccatgagcagcttcatgacggggagaagccctacaagtgtttggagtgtgggaagagcttcaggcagagcaacGCCCTGATgagccaccagatgatccacactggggaatgggcctgtgagtgtggggaatgtgggaagggcttcagctgctgctcccacctcaTCATCTatcaacgcatccacactggggagaggccctatgagtgtcctgtGTGCCAGAAGAGGTCCCaaaccagctccaatctcctcctgcatgagagAATTCACACACAGGAGAGGCCCTTCCattgccccgactgcgggaagggcttcaagcgcaACTCCCACCTCATCACCCACCAGCgaatccacactggggagaggccctacgagtgttcccagtgtgggaagagcttcacccagagctgtAACTTGAacagacaccaccagaggcacaGTTAA